One region of Drosophila kikkawai strain 14028-0561.14 chromosome 2R, DkikHiC1v2, whole genome shotgun sequence genomic DNA includes:
- the eIF2Bdelta gene encoding translation initiation factor eIF2B subunit delta isoform X1 — protein sequence MVVASEQVPQTDGQSAKTKQKKQRQRNRPRNKRNRHEDSNLNNTPETESSATDSASAMPGDKSEKTDAVATEKTREQVMAEREAKKLAKQAKKQKNPSAATAAGVATPATTIITEVEQTTITTKLTTTTTTKAKEKLELLEKKADTAVTKTSPAPVENGKEEKSREQIKAEREAKKAAKKAGKSTVDKVEAATQQLSNLKVTENVQTPAAAKAQPPSSLEANQKKPTLSKAERRAIQEAQRAAKAQGQAAKKPQPGGKASTAAPPSKELKRESVSPAKAATSSSPSKGSTSGTPQSECRVRLFNHLVCAKGDSLFINDPLVHPSIARLGVQYAKRTVVGSNARCIAFLHALRQVVHDFETPPKKEFGRSLDAAVKHHVDHLHKCRPLAVSVSNAYKQFKNQLTQLPADTPETELKELLDHFIDTYIENQIGKAAQAISGFLQEKITDGDVLLTFACSSLIQFICEEAKRRQVSFRVIVVDSRPGCEGQEMLRRLHAYGIPCTYVLINAVGYVMPEATKVLLGAHALLANGYVMARTGTAQVALVANANNVPVLVCCETHKFSERFQTDAIVYNELSDPNQLVRGDKCQLNNWAAKGKLMPLNLNYDITPPELVNAVVTEVAILPCTSVPVILRIKPDIGY from the exons ATGGTTGTAGCCAGCGAACAGGTGCCACAG ACTGACGGTCAGAGCGCAAAGACCAAGCAAAAGAAGCAAAGGCAACGCAATCGACCTCGCAACAAACGAAATCGCCACGAAGATAGCAATCTAAACAACACACCGGAAACCGAGAGCTCAGCCACCGATTCTGCAAGTGCAATGCCGGGCGATAAGAGTGAAAAAACGGATGCGGTGGCCACGGAGAAGACGCGGGAGCAGGTAATGGCCGAGAGGGAGGCCAAGAAGCTAGCCAAACAGGCCAAGAAACAGAAGAATCCCAGTGCAGCCACTGCAGCCGGTGTGGCCACTCCAGCAACCACAATTATCACGGAAGTGGAGCAGACCACCATAACCACCAAGCTGACGACGACCACCACAACCAAGGCCAAGGAGAAGCTGGAACTGTTGGAAAAGAAAGCGGATACGGCGGTTACAAAGACATCCCCTGCGCCTGTGGAGAACGGCAAGGAAGAAAAGTCTCGAGAACAGATCAAGGCTGAACGGGAGGCCAAGAAGGCGGCCAAAAAGGCAGGCAAAAGCACGGTAGATAAAGTTGAGGCCGCCACCCAGCAGTTGTCCAACTTAAAGGTGACAGAAAACGTTcaaacaccagcagcagccaaggcACAACCTCCCAGCTCCCTCGAAGCAAATCAG AAAAAACCAACTCTTAGCAAGGCCGAAAGACGTGCCATCCAAGAAGCCCAGCGTGCAGCCAAGGCTCAGGGACAGGCAGCCAAGAAACCGCAGCCTGGAGGCAAGGCTTCTACTGCTGCCCCACCCAGCAAGGAGCTTAAAAGGGAGAGCGTGTCTCCCGCCAAAGCAGCCACCAGCAGTTCCCCCAGCAAAGGTTCAACATCGGGTACTCCGCAGAGTGAGTGCCGGGTGAGGCTGTTCAATCACCTGGTTTGCGCCAAGGGAGACAGCCTGTTCATTAACGATCCCCTCGTCCACCCGAGCATAGCTCGTTTGGGTGTGCAATATGCCAAACGGACGGTTGTGGGTTCCAATGCCCGGTGCATTGCCTTCCTTCATGCGCTGCGGCAAGTGGTCCATGACTTTGAGACGCCGCCGAAGAAGGAGTTTGGACGCAGCTTGGATGCGGCTGTAAAGCATCATGTAGATCACCTGCACAAGTGCCGACCGCTGGCGGTTTCCGTCTCCAATGCCTACAAGCAGTTTAAGAACCAGCTCACCCAACTGCCAGCGGATACGCCAGAAACGGAG TTAAAGGAGCTCCTGGACCACTTCATCGACACTTACATAGAGAATCAGATTGGCAAGGCAGCCCAAGCAATAAGCGGCTTCCTCCAGGAGAAGATCACCGATGGCGATGTCCTGCTCACCTTTGCCTGCTCCTCACTCATCCAGTTTATCTGCGAGGAGGCCAAGCGGCGGCAGGTCTCCTTTCGGGTGATTGTCGTCGATTCCCGTCCCGGCTGCGAGGGCCAGGAGATGCTGCGCCGCCTGCATGCCTATGGTATACCCTGCACCTATGTCCTCATCAATGCCGTGGGTTATGTCATGCCGGAGGCCACTAAGGTTTTATTGGGTGCCCATGCCTTGCTGGCCAATGGCTATGTAATGGCAAGGACGGGTACGGCTCAGGTGGCTCTGGTGGCCAATGCCAATAATGTCCCAGTGCTGGTCTGCTGCGAGACGCACAAGTTCAGTGAGCGCTTCCAAACGGACGCCATTGTGTACAACGAGCTGAGCGATCCCAACCAGCTGGTGCGCGGCGACAAGTGTCAGCTGAACAACTGGGCGGCGAAGGGTAAGCTGATGCCGCTGAACCTCAACTATGATATAACGCCACCGGAACTGGTGAATGCCGTGGTCACCGAGGTGGCCATCCTGCCCTGCACCAGTGTTCCTGTCATCCTGCGCATCAAGCCGGACATTGGCTACTAA
- the eIF2Bdelta gene encoding translation initiation factor eIF2B subunit delta isoform X2, whose product MPGDKSEKTDAVATEKTREQVMAEREAKKLAKQAKKQKNPSAATAAGVATPATTIITEVEQTTITTKLTTTTTTKAKEKLELLEKKADTAVTKTSPAPVENGKEEKSREQIKAEREAKKAAKKAGKSTVDKVEAATQQLSNLKVTENVQTPAAAKAQPPSSLEANQKKPTLSKAERRAIQEAQRAAKAQGQAAKKPQPGGKASTAAPPSKELKRESVSPAKAATSSSPSKGSTSGTPQSECRVRLFNHLVCAKGDSLFINDPLVHPSIARLGVQYAKRTVVGSNARCIAFLHALRQVVHDFETPPKKEFGRSLDAAVKHHVDHLHKCRPLAVSVSNAYKQFKNQLTQLPADTPETELKELLDHFIDTYIENQIGKAAQAISGFLQEKITDGDVLLTFACSSLIQFICEEAKRRQVSFRVIVVDSRPGCEGQEMLRRLHAYGIPCTYVLINAVGYVMPEATKVLLGAHALLANGYVMARTGTAQVALVANANNVPVLVCCETHKFSERFQTDAIVYNELSDPNQLVRGDKCQLNNWAAKGKLMPLNLNYDITPPELVNAVVTEVAILPCTSVPVILRIKPDIGY is encoded by the exons ATGCCGGGCGATAAGAGTGAAAAAACGGATGCGGTGGCCACGGAGAAGACGCGGGAGCAGGTAATGGCCGAGAGGGAGGCCAAGAAGCTAGCCAAACAGGCCAAGAAACAGAAGAATCCCAGTGCAGCCACTGCAGCCGGTGTGGCCACTCCAGCAACCACAATTATCACGGAAGTGGAGCAGACCACCATAACCACCAAGCTGACGACGACCACCACAACCAAGGCCAAGGAGAAGCTGGAACTGTTGGAAAAGAAAGCGGATACGGCGGTTACAAAGACATCCCCTGCGCCTGTGGAGAACGGCAAGGAAGAAAAGTCTCGAGAACAGATCAAGGCTGAACGGGAGGCCAAGAAGGCGGCCAAAAAGGCAGGCAAAAGCACGGTAGATAAAGTTGAGGCCGCCACCCAGCAGTTGTCCAACTTAAAGGTGACAGAAAACGTTcaaacaccagcagcagccaaggcACAACCTCCCAGCTCCCTCGAAGCAAATCAG AAAAAACCAACTCTTAGCAAGGCCGAAAGACGTGCCATCCAAGAAGCCCAGCGTGCAGCCAAGGCTCAGGGACAGGCAGCCAAGAAACCGCAGCCTGGAGGCAAGGCTTCTACTGCTGCCCCACCCAGCAAGGAGCTTAAAAGGGAGAGCGTGTCTCCCGCCAAAGCAGCCACCAGCAGTTCCCCCAGCAAAGGTTCAACATCGGGTACTCCGCAGAGTGAGTGCCGGGTGAGGCTGTTCAATCACCTGGTTTGCGCCAAGGGAGACAGCCTGTTCATTAACGATCCCCTCGTCCACCCGAGCATAGCTCGTTTGGGTGTGCAATATGCCAAACGGACGGTTGTGGGTTCCAATGCCCGGTGCATTGCCTTCCTTCATGCGCTGCGGCAAGTGGTCCATGACTTTGAGACGCCGCCGAAGAAGGAGTTTGGACGCAGCTTGGATGCGGCTGTAAAGCATCATGTAGATCACCTGCACAAGTGCCGACCGCTGGCGGTTTCCGTCTCCAATGCCTACAAGCAGTTTAAGAACCAGCTCACCCAACTGCCAGCGGATACGCCAGAAACGGAG TTAAAGGAGCTCCTGGACCACTTCATCGACACTTACATAGAGAATCAGATTGGCAAGGCAGCCCAAGCAATAAGCGGCTTCCTCCAGGAGAAGATCACCGATGGCGATGTCCTGCTCACCTTTGCCTGCTCCTCACTCATCCAGTTTATCTGCGAGGAGGCCAAGCGGCGGCAGGTCTCCTTTCGGGTGATTGTCGTCGATTCCCGTCCCGGCTGCGAGGGCCAGGAGATGCTGCGCCGCCTGCATGCCTATGGTATACCCTGCACCTATGTCCTCATCAATGCCGTGGGTTATGTCATGCCGGAGGCCACTAAGGTTTTATTGGGTGCCCATGCCTTGCTGGCCAATGGCTATGTAATGGCAAGGACGGGTACGGCTCAGGTGGCTCTGGTGGCCAATGCCAATAATGTCCCAGTGCTGGTCTGCTGCGAGACGCACAAGTTCAGTGAGCGCTTCCAAACGGACGCCATTGTGTACAACGAGCTGAGCGATCCCAACCAGCTGGTGCGCGGCGACAAGTGTCAGCTGAACAACTGGGCGGCGAAGGGTAAGCTGATGCCGCTGAACCTCAACTATGATATAACGCCACCGGAACTGGTGAATGCCGTGGTCACCGAGGTGGCCATCCTGCCCTGCACCAGTGTTCCTGTCATCCTGCGCATCAAGCCGGACATTGGCTACTAA
- the roh gene encoding uncharacterized protein roh, with amino-acid sequence MADKAAAEKPAGRPMRYPYTFSAKIAQFPIKHYVKNQWIWRYYFVAAIACVPVFYKISKLANSEGNKKAWAESQAKEHAEHH; translated from the exons ATGGCCGACAAAGCTGCAGCTGAGAAGCCCGCCGGGCGCCCCATGCGTTACCCCTACACGTTCTCGGCGAAGATCGCCCAGTTCCCCATCAAGCACTATGTGAAGAACCAGTGGATCTGGCGCTACTACTTCGTTGCAGCCATCGCCTGCGTTCCCGTGTTCTACAAGATCAGCAAATTGG CCAACTCCGAGGGAAACAAGAAGGCATGGGCCGAGTCCCAGGCTAAGGAGCATGCCGAGCACCACTAA
- the Ice1 gene encoding little elongation complex subunit 1, translating into MDLEFPDIDIDHLLDTTTALEDGFLAPYKQIPMPKINGRVKERRIRLAERIAQGDDLIRQVKQLQAQNKKLADLQRTAQEVTDLYQKEKQQRLELQKKSQQLGDRCAELEKELDAQVIIGENLQEELEKRALPVDAKEVLGILLQLEQRLGDDAGLVRRDQNIVKKLKDYCKTANISMPTPKSPSPRNKRRSQATQTDAGPVPEKPILCSVAVQVENLIQTRDQSMQFKATTTTRGTTTASFIKKCHVGTTFPEPKPMPNVQQILDEMLSWRDEPLGPLSPLCDFPLEVEEQHMPATVSVATSTTLCNIHREIDFISEVPPQIKVSASRPPSRTMLDSVKEEARSSRELAKELLNFLPQNQSCLANLPPQAFEELWQVFGQMVLGLLQRRPSPPTVSQADFTRWLYELYEGTQCQPEENSSNSASKKDFSASTECMDVGLDPIIASPNISHGGDITPIRLPPKPKERKRKSKKRQAAASLIKPIAKRTCQEMKPAEDHPGNTQESVKLVEEQEPETAIQFLSNLNTFNMANCDNLDNMELDEEEMYLLQLTSKVTRQAEQEQATEGECVSHFPTLPKVLADTESSLKDDMELEHFNGITCKETDGKPDENLEHTANTENLEDSGGITCQETEGKPEENLPTLPDLFTEETDLPLSTCPKLKNKQKDKTIITSLPDLSTEVLNPSEPVLGSADFDMENQPKGKANTTNFLKEPPSSLDTSFNGSDSQKESNLCEKQLPSEETDSDLNSEKVFSDQEHPAFITEAIPEVDKNVYSSDSDSEDYTMQSVTGSLLDSNSCKSNKSKGRTLVDSKRSISYLFGSDSESEASEEQLPKEDTESEEDVSESESEIAETKTSFMDSEEEFNRSDSDSSEQKLPKEDTELDAAESEEDLSLSESEASEQELLEEVTKWSPIASKDEFYDKVSESESCKKLLPKQETKWRPIESEEEASKQQLPKEDTESDPIESEEDVSQGKSESSKQKLLKEASSEYKSESCKKLLSKEETKLPPEESEKELLDMEASSESFKEPLAKEHNSANIKTFNETDDKPEYKENKLNKKQTLKTNITDLPLVVAENHADQTELIPSLNRDSNSDLQKKEKLLSTQISSPALSSNDDSGDEDKLVIDAELPPSITSKDSPSTVTSKRKRTLSEIKSPPTPGEGRLTRQRAKQMLLEEKSQTENRISLVEQIRRQLQQALDKSEPLRRDPAPAKAVKQFQQTLSKLEPLKTDPAPAKSVEKFQPAVNKSEPPKGIYSPDPAKSKKNPDEPEQSFGSYEESPASPCAEPLDDNVDSIPEIPLEQPNGLQYGGQPKSIIEHVIDEYKAQPKLSQLRRKTLGKSQQKLCSSIGKYLEESLDLEDFSLEVYKLTKDEAVIVNALVVVITKMGIEGNPLQRLISALNYFKFMPRFLAELEERLFRNTKERPPTELAMKYVKLYLEAVSNTARVTQEYTNPARLLLAKLLYHYEQDMPETVLAVLRQFPTALPHREERQYDHSDPLITVIKHLLMSRTYDMQDPDGAERLLLSKLRFEYHYQPFEPSKQQVLENLVEKLKAGRSLEQLGYAFALFCRRSPHLKVVDLVTEHLMPLATSYCDLAQDESYDDRLVAVLQCISMVLKPLPLDTDISALVGLVKRLIVAVPRPGVQQAAVQACLRLQRFGFQTIRDALQNYRPKYPLDPLTRAMLRCFAERRKQYHILATKGICARK; encoded by the exons ATGGACCTCGAGTTTCCAGACATCGATATTGACCACCTTCTGGACACCACCACAGCGCTGGAAGATGGCTTCCTGGCGCCCTACAAGCAGATTCCGATGCCCAAGATCAACGGGCGGGTCAAGGAAAGGCGCATCCGGCTGGCAGAGCGAATTGCCCAAGGCGACGACTTGATCCGGCAGGTGAAGCAGCTCCAGGCACAGAACAAAAAATTGGCCGACCTGCAGCGCACCGCACAGGAGGTGACGGATCTGTACCAGAAGGAAAAACAGCAGCGCCTTGagctgcaaaagaaatcccAGCAATTGGGCGACCGGTGCGCGGAGCTGGAGAAAGAGCTGGATGCGCAGGTCATAATCGGCGAGAATCTGCAAGAGGAGCTGGAGAAGCGGGCTCTGCCCGTAGATGCCAAAGAAGTGCTAGGAATCCTCCTGCAGCTGGAACAGCGACTGGGCGACGATGCTGGCTTAGTGCGTCGTGACCAGAACATCGTTAAGAAGCTGAAGGACTACTGCAAGACGGCCAACATCAGTATGCCTACGCCCAAGAGTCCCAGTCCGCGGAACAAACGGCGGAGCCAAGCTACGCAAACAGATGCGGGGCCTGTCCCAGAGAAGCCCATTCTGTGTTCTGTGGCCGTGCAGGTGGAGAATCTGATACAGACCCGCGACCAGAGCATGCAGTTCaaggccaccaccaccaccagggGCACCACGACGGCCTCGTTTATCAAGAAGTGCCATGTGGGCACCACCTTCCCCGAACCGAAGCCAATGCCTAATGTGCAACAGATACTCGACGAAATGCTGTCCTGGCGAGATGAACCACTGGGCCCGCTGAGTCCCCTATGTGATTTCCCACTCGAAGTGGAGGAGCAGCATATGCCCGCCACCGTCAGTGTGGCCACCAGCACCACGCTTTGTAATATACACCGGGAGATTGACTTTATATCGGAGGTGCCGCCGCAAATCAAGGTGTCCGCTTCACGGCCACCCTCGCGAACCATGCTGGATAGCGTTAAGGAGGAGGCTAGGTCTTCCAGGGAGCTCGCCAAGGAGCTGCTCAACTTTCTACCTCAAAACCAAAGCTGCCTGGCCAATCTGCCGCCGCAGGCCTTCGAGGAGCTGTGGCAGGTATTTGGCCAAATGGTGCTGGGACTGCTCCAGCGGCGCCCCAGCCCGCCCACTGTCAGTCAGGCGGACTTTACCAGATGGCTCTACGAGCTCTATGAGGGCACCCAATGCCAGCCGGAGGAGAACTCTAGCAATAGCGCCAGCAAGAAAG ACTTCTCTGCCAGCACGGAGTGCATGGACGTTGGCTTAGATCCCATCATAGCCTCACCAAACATCAGTCACGGCGGGGATATCACGCCCATACGCCTGCCACCAAAACCTAAAGAACGAAAGCGAAAATCTAAAAAGCGACAGGCAGCTGCTTCTCTTATAAAGCCCATTGCCAAGCGAACGTGTCAGGAGATGAAGCCTGCAGAGGATCACCCAGGAAACACCCAGGAATCGGTGAAATTAGTCGAAGAACAAGAGCCAGAGACGGCCATACAATTTTTAAGCAACTTGAATACTTTTAACATGGCAAACTGTGATAATCTCGATAATATGGAATTGGATGAGGAGGAAATGTACTTGCTCCAGTTGACTTCCAAGGTGACAAGGCAGGCAGAACAGGAGCAAGCCACAGAGGGTGAATGTGTAAGCCACTTCCCAACCTTACCTAAAGTCCTGGCAGACACTGAGTCGTCTTTGAAAGATGACATGGAACTGGAGCACTTTAATGGGATTACCTGCAAGGAAACAGATGGAAAGCCAGACGAAAACCTGGAGCACACAGCAAATACTGAAAACTTAGAGGACTCTGGAGGGATTACCTGCCAGGAAACAGAAGGAAAGCCAGAGGAAAACCTTCCAACTTTACCAGATTTATTTACTGAGGAAACAGATCTGCCTTTAAGTACATGTCCCAAActgaaaaataagcaaaaagaTAAGACAATCATTACTAGCTTACCAGATTTGTCTACAGAGGTTTTAAATCCTTCAGAACCAGTCCTTGGAAGTGCTGATTTTGATATGGAAAATCAGCCAAAGGGAAAGGCAAACACTACCAACTTCCTAAAAGAACCGCCAAGTTCTCTGGATACGTCCTTTAATGGCAGTGATTCCCAGAAAGAATCCAATCTGTGTGAAAAGCAGTTACCTAGTGAAGAGACTGATTCGGATTTGAACTCTGAAAAGGTTTTTTCCGACCAGGAACACCCTGCTTTCATAACAGAAGCAATACCAGAAGTGGATAAAAATGTATACTCCAGCGATTCCGATTCAGAGGACTACACCATGCAGAGTGTTACAGGTTCTTTATTGGATAGCAACTCCTGCAAGTCTAATAAAAGCAAAGGTAGAACTTTAGTGGATTCAAAACGATCTATTTCCTACCTTTTTGGCAGTGATTCGGAGTCTGAAGCAAGTGAAGAACAGCTGCCCAAGGAAGACACCGAGTCGGAGGAAGATGTAAgcgaaagtgaaagtgaaataGCAGAAACCAAAACGAGTTTTATGGATTCAGAGGAAGAGTTTAATAGAAGTGACTCTGACTCTAGTGAACAAAAGCTTCCTAAAGAAGATACGGAATTGGATGCAGCAGAATCCGAGGAAGACCTAAGCTTAAGTGAGTCTGAAGCCAGCGAGCAAGAGCTGCTTGAGGAGGTAACCAAATGGAGTCCCATTGCGTCGAAAGATGAGTTCTACGACAAAgtatccgaatccgaatcctgCAAAAAGCTGTTGCCTAAACAAGAAACCAAATGGCGTCCTATTGAATCGGAGGAAGAAGCAAGTAAACAACAGCTCCCCAAAGAAGATACCGAATCGGATCCAATAGAATCGGAGGAAGATGTAAGCCAAGGTAAGTCCGAATCCAGCAAGCAAAAGCTCCTTAAGGAGGCAAGTTCGGAGTATAAATCCGAATCCTGCAAAAAGCTGTTGTCCAAAGAAGAAACCAAACTGCCACCCGAAGAATCAGAGAAAGAGTTGCTAGACATGGAGGCCTCCTCTGAGAGCTTTAAGGAGCCACTGGCTAAGGAGCACAATTCCGCAAATATTAAGACTTTTAATGAAACGGACGACAAGCCAGAATACAAGGAAAATAAGCTAAACAAGAAACAGAcccttaaaacaaatataacagATTTACCACTGGTTGTGGCGGAGAATCATGCTGACCAAACAGAATTAATTCCTAGTTTGAACAGGGATTCCAACTCGGATTtacaaaagaaagaaaagttgCTTTCCACGCAAATATCAAGTCCCGCCCTGAGCTCCAATGACGACTCCGGAGACGAAGACAAGCTGGTCATTGATGCCGAATTACCTCCTAGCATAACGTCTAAAGACTCGCCTTCTACAGTAACCTCCAAGCGAAAAAGAACTCTATCCGAGATTAAGAGTCCACCTACCCCAGGAGAAGGCCGCCTCACTCGCCAGAGAGCCAAACAAATGCTGCTAGAAGAGAAGTCCCAGACAGAGAACCGAATATCGCTTGTAGAGCAAATAAGAAGGCAGTTGCAGCAAGCTTTAGATAAATCAGAGCCCCTGAGAAGGGATCCTGCTCCCGCAAAGGCTGTGAAACAGTTCCAGCAAACCCTAAGTAAATTAGAGCCCCTCAAAACGGATCCTGCTCCTGCAAAGTCTGTGGAAAAATTTCAGCCAGCTGTAAATAAATCAGAACCCCCCAAAGGGATCTATAGTCCTGATCCTGCAAAGTCAAAGAAAAACCCAGATGAGCCTGAACAAAGTTTTGGAAGCTACGAAGAGTCGCCAGCTTCTCCCTGTGCCGAGCCCCTTGATGACAACGTTGATTCCATTCCCGAAATCCCTCTAGAGCAACCTAATGGCTTGCAGTACGGTGGCCAGCCAAAGTCGATTATAGAACATGTAATTGATGAGTACAAAGCCCAGCCAAAGCTCAGCCAATTGCGAAGAAAAACTCTGGGAAAATCGCAGCAAAAGCTATGCTCTAGCATTGGTAAATACCTAGAAGAGAGTTTGGATCTTGAAGACTTTTCCCTGGAGGTGTACAAGTTGACCAAGGATGAGGCTGTGATTGTGAATGCCCTTGTGGTGGTAATCACCAAGATGGGCATCGAAGGAAATCCTCTCCAGCGTCTGATTTCTGCtctaaattactttaaattcaTGCCAAGATTTTTGGCTGAATTGGAGGAGCGTCTGTTCAGGAACACCAAGGAAAGACCGCCCACTGAATTGGCCATGAAGTATGTAAAGCTGTACCTAGAGGCGGTTTCTAACACGGCCAGGGTTACCCAAGAATACACGAATCCGGCGAgactgctgctggccaagctgCTCTATCATTACGAACAGGATATGCCAGAGACGGTGCTGGCGGTCCTCCGCCAGTTTCCCACGGCGCTGCCCCACCGCGAGGAGCGGCAGTACGATCACTCGGATCCCTTGATTACTGTGATTAAGCATTTGCTTATGAGTCGGACGTACGACATGCAGGATCCGGATGGTGCCGAAAGATTGCTGCTCTCCAAGCTGCGCTTCGAGTACCACTACCAGCCCTTTGAGCCCAGCAAGCAGCAGGTGCTGGAGAACCTCGTAGAGAAGCTGAAGGCGGGCCGCAGCCTGGAGCAGCTTGGCTACGCCTTTGCCCTCTTCTGCCGGCGCAGTCCGCATCTCAAAGTGGTAGATCTTGTCACGGAGCACCTAATGCCGCTGGCCACCAGCTACTGTGATCTCGCCCAAGATGAGTCCTACGATGACCGCCTCGTAGCTGTGCTGCAGTGCATCTCGATGGTTCTAAAGCCGCTCCCCTTAGATACGGATATCTCTGCCCTTGTGGGACTCGTCAAGCGCTTGATTGTGGCCGTGCCACGTCCCGGTGTCCAGCAGGCAGCTGTCCAGGCCTGCCTGCGCCTGCAACGCTTCGGATTCCAGACCATACGCGATGCCCTGCAGAACTACAGACCCAAATATCCACTGGATCCGCTCACGCGGGCCATGCTGCGCTGCTTTGCGGAGCGGCGGAAGCAGTACCACATCCTGGCCACCAAAGGAATCTGTGCCAGAAAGTAG